In one Merismopedia glauca CCAP 1448/3 genomic region, the following are encoded:
- a CDS encoding endonuclease MutS2 — MIQAETLELLEWSRLCQHLATFSATKLGSIASEHLPLPTSQAESINLLAQTKEAYEIERRIATGLSFDGIQDIGEAIERAERHGILSGEELLAIATTLAGARKLRRAIEEHPDLLVLSELVAQLRTYPEIEQEIHRCIDERGEVADRASIKLGEVRQQLKGTRSKIYQVLQGILQRQSNAIQQPTITQRGDRFVIAVKQSHRDSIPGIVHDSSSSGATLFVEPQAIVSTGNQLRQYLKQEQIESEAIRRTLTEQIAAVKSDLEILVFVVTTIDLAITKARYSLWLEANPPRFINPEETITLRQLRHPLLVWQQVHEQGSPVVPVDLLVAPEIRVVTITGPNTGGKTVSLKTLGLAALMAKVGLFVPAREPVEIPWFDQVLADIGDEQSLEQSLSTFSGHIRRISRILTAIEPVKPTTDPPKEVDFQVESASCLLPPASCLLPTNLILLDEVGAGTDPAEGSALAIALLQYLAQQARLTLASTHYGELKALKYQDSRFENAAVEFDDVSLSPTYRLLWGIPGRSNALTIARRLGLKEEVIIKAREELGEETSEINQVISGLEAQRRRQELKAKEAANLLTQTEVLHRQLEQQAAMLKNREQELKQKQQAAVTEAIAQAKAEIAKIIRQLQQGNATAQDAQKATDTLQEIGDRYLPPSQTSKTQPNFQPKVGSKVRIPKIGQTAEVLTETNEDGEITVRFGIMKMTVSVADIESLDGQKVQSEVGAQRIAPVQKSEVKNISPNQSVSPVESAKMPTIRTERNTLDIRGMRVNEAESQLEKGIQQAINHGVLWIVHGKGTGKLREGVHVFLEQHPQIDRFELADSKEGGNGVTIAYIR; from the coding sequence TTGATTCAAGCCGAAACCTTAGAATTATTAGAATGGTCGCGTTTATGCCAGCATTTGGCAACTTTTTCGGCTACCAAATTAGGCTCTATAGCCTCTGAGCATTTACCTCTACCTACTAGTCAAGCAGAAAGCATCAATCTTCTGGCTCAAACGAAAGAAGCATATGAAATTGAGCGCAGAATCGCTACTGGGTTATCTTTTGACGGAATTCAAGACATTGGTGAGGCGATAGAACGAGCCGAACGGCATGGTATTTTGTCAGGAGAGGAGTTATTAGCGATAGCCACGACTTTAGCTGGTGCGAGGAAGCTGAGACGGGCAATTGAAGAACATCCCGATTTATTAGTTTTATCAGAGTTAGTCGCTCAATTGAGAACTTACCCGGAAATTGAGCAAGAAATTCATCGATGTATCGACGAACGGGGAGAAGTTGCAGACCGAGCTAGTATCAAGCTAGGGGAAGTTCGTCAGCAACTTAAAGGCACTCGCAGCAAAATCTATCAGGTTTTGCAAGGGATACTACAGCGTCAGAGTAATGCGATCCAGCAACCAACGATTACCCAAAGGGGCGATCGCTTTGTCATTGCCGTCAAACAATCCCATCGAGATTCAATTCCTGGGATTGTTCACGATTCTTCCAGTAGTGGCGCGACTTTGTTCGTTGAACCCCAGGCGATCGTTTCTACAGGAAACCAATTAAGGCAATATCTCAAACAAGAACAAATAGAATCTGAAGCCATCCGCCGTACTTTGACTGAACAGATAGCAGCAGTCAAATCAGACTTAGAAATCCTAGTTTTTGTCGTAACTACTATCGATCTTGCCATTACTAAAGCTAGATACAGTTTATGGCTAGAAGCCAATCCTCCCAGATTTATTAATCCTGAAGAAACCATTACTTTAAGGCAACTGCGCCACCCTTTATTAGTTTGGCAGCAAGTTCACGAACAAGGTAGTCCAGTGGTTCCGGTAGACTTATTAGTAGCGCCAGAAATCCGTGTAGTGACAATCACAGGGCCGAATACTGGTGGAAAAACCGTAAGCCTGAAAACCCTAGGTTTAGCCGCTTTAATGGCAAAAGTTGGTTTATTTGTCCCCGCCAGAGAGCCAGTAGAAATTCCTTGGTTTGACCAGGTTTTAGCAGATATTGGAGATGAACAGTCTTTAGAGCAAAGTTTATCAACTTTTTCTGGTCATATCCGGCGAATTAGTCGAATTTTGACAGCCATAGAACCAGTTAAACCTACCACCGATCCTCCCAAAGAAGTTGATTTTCAGGTAGAATCCGCCTCCTGCCTCCTGCCTCCTGCCTCCTGCCTTCTCCCAACCAATCTGATTTTATTAGACGAAGTAGGTGCAGGTACAGATCCAGCCGAAGGGAGTGCCTTGGCGATCGCTTTACTACAATACCTCGCCCAGCAAGCGCGCTTAACCCTGGCTTCTACCCACTACGGAGAACTCAAAGCCTTAAAATACCAAGATAGTCGCTTTGAAAACGCCGCCGTTGAGTTTGATGACGTGAGTCTCTCACCCACCTATCGCCTCTTGTGGGGAATTCCAGGGCGATCGAATGCATTGACAATTGCGCGCCGCCTTGGACTTAAAGAAGAAGTAATAATCAAAGCTAGAGAAGAATTAGGCGAAGAAACCAGCGAAATCAACCAAGTTATTTCCGGTTTAGAAGCCCAGCGCCGCCGTCAGGAACTTAAAGCCAAGGAAGCAGCTAATTTACTAACACAAACTGAAGTATTGCATCGCCAACTCGAACAACAAGCTGCAATGTTGAAAAATCGGGAACAAGAACTCAAACAAAAGCAGCAAGCAGCAGTAACAGAAGCGATCGCTCAAGCTAAAGCTGAAATTGCCAAAATCATTCGCCAACTCCAACAAGGAAACGCCACAGCCCAAGACGCTCAAAAAGCCACTGATACTTTACAGGAAATAGGCGATCGCTACTTACCCCCTTCCCAAACTAGCAAAACTCAACCTAATTTCCAGCCAAAAGTCGGGAGCAAGGTACGAATCCCGAAAATTGGGCAAACAGCCGAAGTTTTGACCGAAACTAACGAAGACGGAGAAATTACAGTTAGGTTTGGAATTATGAAAATGACGGTTTCTGTCGCAGATATCGAATCCTTAGATGGACAGAAAGTCCAGTCAGAAGTAGGGGCGCAACGCATTGCGCCCGTACAGAAGTCAGAAGTTAAGAATATTTCACCTAATCAGTCTGTTTCTCCAGTAGAATCGGCGAAAATGCCAACGATTAGAACCGAGCGCAATACCTTAGATATTAGGGGAATGCGGGTAAATGAGGCAGAAAGTCAGTTAGAAAAGGGAATTCAGCAAGCAATCAATCATGGAGTGCTGTGGATCGTTCACGGTAAGGGAACGGGGAAACTTCGGGAAGGCGTACACGTCTTTTTAGAACAACACCCCCAAATCGATAGATTTGAATTAGCCGATAGCAAAGAAGGGGGCAATGGTGTCACAATTGCTTATATTAGATAA
- a CDS encoding DUF3038 domain-containing protein: MSSTVKNPPSPPQWQDLALAQEPQSLALDNIKTQLDLVLMALESLAGIGSESMLQAAKELNLESLVKDRVDLWRLRQSNPQRKSQGGRKKLDVEEARALVLISCHLAKQHQELIRRAVALLEQLTAQQRAPHQAALLGDYLDAFNNTYEERMAESESFSPDLLTQIALKLLIDLLFYSGSNGHRRLWLALLQQK; this comes from the coding sequence ATGTCCTCCACCGTGAAGAACCCCCCGTCACCCCCCCAGTGGCAGGATCTAGCCCTAGCGCAAGAGCCTCAATCACTAGCACTGGATAACATCAAAACCCAGTTAGATTTGGTGCTGATGGCACTAGAATCTTTGGCAGGAATTGGTTCAGAATCTATGCTCCAAGCAGCCAAAGAACTAAATTTAGAGTCGCTGGTAAAAGATCGGGTTGACTTGTGGCGTTTGCGCCAATCGAATCCCCAGCGTAAAAGCCAAGGAGGGCGCAAAAAACTCGATGTAGAGGAAGCACGAGCCTTGGTTTTAATTAGCTGTCATTTAGCCAAACAGCACCAAGAATTAATTCGTCGTGCTGTCGCTTTATTAGAACAGCTAACTGCCCAACAGCGCGCACCACATCAAGCCGCCTTATTGGGAGATTACCTGGATGCCTTCAATAACACCTATGAAGAGCGAATGGCGGAATCAGAAAGTTTCTCTCCAGATTTGTTAACCCAAATAGCTCTGAAACTATTGATCGATCTGCTGTTTTATAGCGGTTCCAACGGTCACCGTCGCCTGTGGTTGGCTCTTTTACAACAAAAGTAA